The genomic window GCCACtagtgactttcttttcttttttaatctcttctcttctcctttcttctctttccttctctctttttctttcactgGCATTAAACTCACCAGGGTTGCCTAAATTAGCCTTAAAGTCCTACAaaggctcctgcctcagccttgaggGTTCCTGAGACTGCCCATATAAGCCACCATGACACCATCTTTGTTTCTAGAGTGTGGGGcagggaaaccttgtctccagACCAATTTCCTGTTTATCAACATGCTGCTCCCTAATTGCTGGCTGAGCAAGGCTCCTTGAAGCCCAGGCTCTTCTGTGAAAACCTCTTAATTATTATCTCCTAAGCATTGCGGTGGGAAACTGAATAAAATAACTGGTAGAGTACTATGTATGGAACATAACCAGTACCTATAGTTTAATGTTATGGCTATCTtcaattttcatctttctgtggtCTCTCACCTGGCCCACAGTGGTTCTCTGCCTCCATAATGCTGACACTCTTTAATGCCATTCCTCATACTGTGGTGACTCCCACCATAAAATCATTCTTTTTGCTAGTTcttaactataatttttctactgttatgaatcagaatgtgaatatttttggagatagagattTGCCAAAGGGTTCATAAGCCACATGTGAAAACTACTGCAAGGATTAATCAGTTCTGGGGCTTTCCATATTGAGGGTCTAGATGAGATGTcacctcttctgtctgtctcccttcaaCTTCCATCTCTCTTTTCAGGATATTAACCAGAAACTCCAGGAAGACAACCAGGAACTGAGGGACCTATGCTGTTTCCTGGATGATGACCGGCAGAAAGGCAAAAGGGTGTCCCGGGAGTGGCAGAGATTGGGTCGTTACACAGCTGGAGTGATGCACAAGGAAGTGGCCTTATACTTGCAGAAGCTGAAGGAATTGGaggtgaagcaggaggaggtggtgaAGGAGAACATGGAGCTTAAGGAACTCTGCGTGTTGCTGGATGAGGAGAAGGGTGCAGGATGTGCCGGCAGCCGCTGCTCCATTGACAGCCAGGCCAGCCTGTGCCAGCTGGTGGCCTCCGCTGCCCCCTATGTGCGAGATGTGGGTGATGGCAGCAGCACCTCCAGCACTGGTAGCACTGACAGTCCCGACCACCACAAACACCATGCCAGCGGGGGCAGCCCTGAACATTTACAGAAGCCTCGGAGTGAGGGCAGTCCAGAGCACACCAAACATAGGAGCACTAGCCCTGAACATCTACACAAACCCAGGGCTTCCGGGACCACAGATCACTCCAAAGCACTGAAAGGACCCAGCCCTGAGCACCACAAGCCCTTGTGCAAGGGCAGCCCCGAGCAGCAGAGGCACCCACATCCAGGGAGCAGCCCAGAAATGCTGCCCAAGCACGTGTTGAGTGGGAGCCCTGAACATTTCCAGAAGCACAGGCCTGGAGGCAGCCCGGAACATGCCAGGCACAGCGGAGGGAGCCCTGAGCATCTTCAGAAACATGCTCTTGGTGGAAGCCTGGAGCACCTCCCTAGAGCCAGGGGAACAAGCCCAGAGCATCTCAAACAACATTTCGGAGGCAGCCCTGATCACAAACATGCAGGTGGCGGTGGAGGCAGCGGCGGGGGCAGCAGGGAGGGCACCCTCCGGCGGCCTGCTCAAGAGGACTCATCACCCCATCACCGGAATGTCTACAGCGGCATGAATGGTGGGTCAGTACGCGCTGGGGAACGGCTTTGGCTTGGCAACTCAGTAGACCATTATGAATGCAGAGGGGATCTCCTGCAGTATTAGGAAGAGGGAGATTTAGCTAAGGGGCGGGTAGGTAGGAGACCTAACATTTGTCGGGAATAAAGATCATGTATTTCTTCCCCCTTGTCcccttatttattttatcttatacaaCTATTAGCCAGGTGGAGCTTGGATGTGAGGGGTTACAGAGGAAAGGTGAACTGTACATCTTGTGCTGCTGAGTTGCCAGGGGGAAATCTATTCTTTATTGgataaaaatagattctttaacTGTGTCCTTGAACATTCTTTTAGCTGTATGCAGTTTCTTACCAGACATTGCTTGTGGCATGGTTTCCAGATTAATCCAGTGAATAGCTTATGTacaggaagaaatgaatatttaaaaacaacaatgaaatgtCCTGTTGCTAAACAGACTCCATGGGGTTTGCTTAAGTATCCATGCACGTGCCGTgcctttatctgttttttttttttttgtttgtttgtttttttttaaatttttctgtcgGGTTGGGGTGAATGCATCAACTGTgaccttttttattttcattaaaatgcagCAAATGACCCCTCCCCTACTCAAAGCCTATTACTCCTTCACCAAAGTCTCAACCATATTCTGAACCTGACGCACTTACATGGCAGGAGACGTCTTTCTGGGTCAGTTAAATGTGCCTGTTTAAAATGTGCACTGTCTGGAGTCTAGGAAGTAGAACATCCACTGTATTTGCTGAGGTGACATTATATTGGAGCTCTTAAACCTTTTGGAAGAGGCTTAATTTTCTGCATCCTCGTTCTGAAATCACTTTtaacttgaaaaagaaataatttcttaaagaaaataaaaaaagctcTACCACCCCACCCTCAGTTCTTTAGTATATGCATGGTTGGGTTGGAGCAGtcatgattgatttttttttttaatcaactgtGGGGTTTCCATTTAAGATATCTGAGGTTTATCATTCTATTTGAAATCTGCTTCAGAGTCTGTGGACAGCCAGCTCCAAGCAGGGATGGAGGTGGCTGCCAGTTTTTAGTAGTGACACAAAAGGGTgagttttccaattttgtagcCGGGGATTGACCTGTTGGATTCCATTTCATCATAATCCTTCTCAGTAGTGTTAAAAGGAACTCTGGAAGCTTGCCGTCCAGTATCCAGCGCtctgaatgaaaaggaaaagaagagctaGCAAGCAGGAAAAATACAAAGCTGTTGCTCCCTTTGTTGTGCACATGAGAGGTGGCTGGGAGAAGCCAGTTCCCTGTTGTACCTTGATGGTTGTGGGCAGCTTTGGCCCCACAGTTCTCCACAAGAGCCCAAAGTCATTTAGAAAGAGAATTTGGTTGCTGCTGTCATGAGAAGTGTGACTGGTTTTGATGCTTGTCTTCAAGGGCCACAATGGGTTAATGGGAAGGTAAAATTAATGCCTTTTCCATTTGTGATTACTCTTTAATGAGCTTGAGAAGTAACTCTGTACTATTTTAAGGAAACTTTTCTTAAAAACGACTGAGGGAGAAGTGATTTTGTAAGAACCACTTACAAAATGGTTCTTTAAATAAAGTacagtttattattttatcttactgTGTTTAAAACATtggtattatttttttattattgcatAAGTGTATTAGGTAAAATGGGTGTGTTGGTTCTGTATATATAATGTGGCATGATTAAATCGATCTAATTAGCATATCCATCATACAAGTCATGTTTGTGGAGAGACATTTTTAAGtttgctatttttttattttgagatatgtaATATCTTGTCAATGCCTATAGTCATCCTGCTGTGCCTAACCCCTCTGCCCTTCTGTTTGTCTGAAActtttagctcagtggtagaatgtctATGTAGCAAGTGTAAAGTCCTGAGTttagtcctcagctctggaaaaaaatcaGTAGATCAAATATGGTTGTCTATTCTTGGATCTTTTTCTATCTTGTTCTAATGGGCAATGGTCAGTGTGTCTTTAAaacgttttcttttttttattgcactatgttattttcattatgattaggttataatgtattttaaaattgagtGTGATGTCTCCagccttgtttttttgtttaacaTTGTTTTGGATATTcaagttatttatatattcattttaatttaagaatttttaagataatttatttgaaaaatgataTTAGGATTTTGGTAAAGACTATAGCAATTATATAATCAATGATTATAGAATATTCTTTAGtttgtctcttttatttatttatttcatagttttttatagtttttaatatacAGGTCCTTTACTTCCTTgattttgtgtgttgtgtgtggtatggtgtgtgtgtatgatattggtggtgcatgtgcatatgtgatcATATATAAAGTTTAGAGGAAGGACATCAGGAGTCATGTGGTATCCCTCCTCTTAttcctcttattctcttattGAGCCTGGAATTAGGCTAGTACACATCTGTTTCTGCACCCACACCCTAACGCCCCAGTGCCCAGCTCTCAGGCACATTCTGGGctatacctggctttttatgtggttcCTGGGGATTATAACTCAGGACCTTATGCCTGcttaacaagtgctcttacccactaaaccatctcaccagacctttcattaaatttatatacatctttttgttatgttttgtttttcctagtaTAAATGGGACATCCCCCCTTAATTTTCTGGTTGAATAGCAGCTAGTATTTAATAGAATTTTTACTTATTTGGGTACTCTAGGTTTAAGTCTTTTAACTTCACCTAATTTGATTACCAGGtgtgacaagtttttttttttttttttaagacatttctctataaaaataatgttatcaGCAAACACAGGCAGtttcactttttctcttttttctaggATGTATTTGATTTCTGCCTTGTCAAGGGCTGTCAGTCCTGCCATAAATAAAGTGGTGGGAGTGGGCGTCTAAGAGGATAATTCACCATCTGAGGTTGAGAGCAGTGAAAGCCATGGGTTTATCAAGCTGGTCTTGACTGGACGGAAGCTCATTTTTTCCTCTAatctttctttttatgaaaaGATGTTGCTTTTAAAGGTAGAGTTTCAGATAAAGACGATAAGTCATGCTACACATGACTTACCGTTACCTGAATTCAGGTAAACTTAGTGGGCCaaacaaatgaattttaaagttGTGCAGTATAATAATTTAAATCTAGCATGAGTTATACGACTGAAAAATTTCATAGCTACTTCAGTTCTTGTCACCAAGTGTTTTCATTCCTAAGTAATGGCTCTTCTGCTAAGGGTTGATAGTCTCACCAGAGTGTAATGCCAGTACATGTGctctgcatttttatttctgtaattaattGGGAACTGAAGTGGCTCAATGAGATATTTACAGATCATCAACTGTAAAGTTGGGCATTGGTAACTTGTATTTATTCTGCCATTACAAATTAATTTTTGATATGGATGGTAAGACATACTTTTTTCCCACTTTTAAATCCACACACAATTTGTTGTAACCGTTGGTGTATGAACAGATAAGAACCAGCCAGGAAGTTAATCCTGGATTGCAGATTGGCTGAGTCATTTCCAGAGCCGCTCTGTTTGGGGCTGGCTTAAGATATGAGTGCCGCAAATGGAGCTCTTGCATATTTTTGCATGATCAAAAAGCACATGAAAGCAAGTGGGAGGATGGTTTGGGCTGTGGCAGATTGAAACTGGTAAACTCTGTGCTGGCAGGGCATTGTCTTCCCAGAGGATGTGTATCCCCAcaaccacacccacacacactaaGGAAATCTATCCCCAGACGTGGCTATCTTGGCTGGCTGTGTCTCGGCATCTTTAAATCCTCTCAGGCTTTCAGTCCCTGAGCTTTGTCTACTAGCTTCCTTTGGTTGTTACACTTGATGTGATCATCTCCATCTAGAGAGCAAAGGGAGATTTTAGATACATTTTCCCTCTTTAAACTTCTAAGCTCTTATAATCATTCCTTATAGctgtttgaaaaacaacaaaatcagcaTAGATAGGCACATATCTTCCAGACTAACCAAAAtcttcatgcacatgcacatgcacatgcacggacacacttccttgtgtgtgtgtgtgtgtttttttttttttttttttctttctagcttaTGGAGAACCAAGAGTTCcgttttcaaaaaaataaagtacCATCAACATTTAATAGATTTCAACATTAAGGAACATCCCCATTTATTAAAATTGCTTATTGTAGTTCAGATTTGTAATTATAGAAACTATGAGTAGCTATTTCTagctataaatatatacaaacagaACCTCaaacattgaaaacattttatttgcctGATTCTGTCAAAATGGGACATTGAGTTGAGCTTTCCTAGGAGGTACAGGTGCCTCCTTTTTCAAGTCTTGCTTGCAGACACCAGCTGGAGGGTCTTTGTGACTCAGGATCCTTTGGCAGCAGCTCTTCTCCATTGTTGATCTCAGACAGAGacagtttacccactgagcattaCCAGTGAGTCAAatagttttgaaaacaaacagcTAAACAAATCTTTGATTGTcataaaacaagaaggaaaacacagaagaaatggTAGCCTTTATGGTattcttttttcatttgaaatcaaGAGGGACACAGAGTGTCCTTTGAGTCCCTTTGTGTCGTTTGaacacatttcctttttcttttgttgatttttatttatttaatcttctcTCATATACTATACCCTGACtgcagcttcccttccctctactcctcccagttccctgtACCTCCCATCTCTTGCAGGTTATACCTCCAGAGACATAAACTGAACACCACACAACAAGATTCAATAAGACAAGGCATAAACCCTTACATCAAGGCTGGTGAGGCAACCCtttagaaggaaaagagtcccaagaacaggTGAAAGACTCAGAGACACCTCTTCTCACACTGTCAGGAGGACCCCTAAACACCAAACCaacatatgtctgtctgtgtgtgtgtgtgtgtgtgtgtgtgtgtgtgtatgttcaacTACTttgcagtaaaaaaaataaagaaaagaatctatGCTTTTGTCTGGTAGAATTGTTTGACTAGATTCATGGAAAGGCTGTCATGTGAGCAGTGGAGGACTGCTTTAGTATTTAAAGGTTGTGCCTTCAGCTGGGAAATGGAATACAGCTTTCTAATTTGTTCACAGTAGTATAAGCCATACAATGCTGAGTATTTTCCACAAGACAATGCTGCATTTCAAACCTCCCACAATTTTTGATGTTACACTACTCCTAATTTTAtacaaaaattattataaataaggaaaagCATGGCAAGAGTAGCTTCATCTGTGAGAGTAAGATAACCCGTGTAGGAGGAACTCTGCAGGATTTCTCCAGAGCAAGGTATTCAGTGGTGTACCATAGCAGAAATGATCACTCTTATAAATCTGTTGTTTGCTTTAAAAGTAAAAGCCAGAACATTACTTATCCATGTATCCAGACAATAGAAATTGAAGTTCTCTTGAAAGATCTTTAATTTTGGAATGTTGGAACAAAATTTCATCTCTTGTATGTTGTGTTGTGTTAAATAGTTAATGGACTACATAgtgctttttcttaatatcttagCATGTTTTGGTAACCTTATTTGTACTTTGATTGGAAATTATTGAAGAcgttttaaaaagtagaattaaTGTACCATACTTACTTCCATGTGTAAAGCATATCGCATTAATCATAAAAATCATTTGACTGAATGACATAAAAACCATAACGTATCTAAGAGGCAAGCAATTGGAAAACTTAGATGGTTTAGctcaatttaaaatgtttttaaattagaatttattgtatcatatttatatgtgtaaagCTTGGTGcattaatcataaaatatatttgacataAACTGTTTCAAGTATACTTTTTATTCATGAAAATAACAGAGTATCTTAGAGGCCATTGGAAAACTTGGATGGTTTGGAAATTAAACAGTTGTTGCTGTGATTGGCTCTCACCTCCCCTGAAAGTGAATCCACAAagccatgtatgttctttaaaTCTACGTGGCCAGTCTTTTTTGTAGGAAGATTATTTGtgtttgcttatgtgtatgtatttatgtacattttgATAACATAAATATTGTATCTGAACTATGCCAAACACTGAGATGATTGTTTAGTTAAGCAAATATTAAAATGTCTCTGGCACTCAGCCACACGAGTTGTTGCTGTGAATTCAATCAAGAATCTCTTTCCACTGATGGAAAACCCATTCCCATACACCTAATTTAAATCACTTAAATATGTCTATGTTCTGATAATTGCAACTTTTAGAAGATATAATAGAAATAATAGGGTCATTAAATTAATTGGAACTTAGAGCATGAGAAATACAAACCTCTGTGGTGTTGAGTGTCATGaggtaaatacttttaaaaagtgaccTATGGAtgtagatagatgggtagatgttCATCCTCACATGAACAAGCAAATACCGTGGGAACATGAAAGACATAGAACTCCCTACTCAGTAATGATACAGTGTTCTGGAAGCATTGTTGTAGGGATTATAGTTAAACTCCAGTTAGAAAGAGAATGTGAACCCAATTTTTCCCAGACTGAAATTTCTGACAGTAGTCTTTAATATTTCCCAAATTGCATTCATATCCCTGGATAAATACCATGCTATCAGTGGTACTGTCTTTCATCTTCAGCAGGCTTCACTCATGTTGTTGTTTCTAATACTGTAGCTGGGGAAATTGATAGCCACACTGTTTATAACTGTGTGTATAGAAATGAACAAATGACTTTGAGCTGTTCTTCTGTGAGTAAAGGGTCATCTCTGTATTTTGCCATTatttcccctttttctctctgtttttcttgtttgcttctctctccccctccctatctacctacctttctttctttctttctttctttctttctttctttctttctttctttctttctttctttctttctttctttcttgtatgtgtgtgcttgtgtatgacAGAACAATGGTGACATCAATAGATAAACTCACATGCAAGGGGAAATATCATGAGGTATAAACTGTAGATAAAGAACTAGAGACAAGTACGGAGTTCTGAGAGCAGGAAAAataatcttccccagggaagagccccaaaattggttatccaataccaaatggtcagccatgaaattatatacatataagtaacattatacagacttagtgatttttatttatgtatttagacaCATATACCCTCCACCATCATGtaacactaatttttaaaatagagagtGGATGTATATCTAGCATGGATGCGGAGGTTGACTTCTGGTGCCTtctactgtgaaaataaaatttgaaagcagcattgaaacaataacaaaaaattcatggtcagcaaagaccaccaacaatttgttaaatttagtcataataaaatattaagtccctgcaggggcagggtgaccaaaaataaaggcatgcaagggcgtgcccagacaagtccaaacaagccaagtgagtaatgggctatctggtgtttacttctctctccctccctttctggggttctgcaagttctgccagttctgcaagttgctgatgtttgaaatatccaaccATATGTAACCgcaccaaattttcccactctccccaacccctacccataaatatcccaagtttcctgggttctgggtcggaacctctatctcctgcgtgagatatgttccggcctgagggccctcgtcattaaacctcctctgcaattgcatcaagatggcttcttgtgtgtccttgggttcgtgcaggtccggacttgggtgagggtccccttttgggggtctttcactaCCTTAACCATCATATCTTTTGAGACATGCTCTTTCCTGGACCTGGACCTTACTGAATACTTGACCAGCCTGGCTAGTAAGCTCTGGGATTTGCCTGCATTTTTGCCTTCCCCTCCAGTCTAGGATTACAGATTTGTGtgatctaaactcaggtcattaTGCTTACCAATTCACCTATTTCACAAGTACCTATTTTTGCCTTTTcaatatttatactttatttttcagGTCTAAACTATATTTCAAATAATTGTAGTTATGTTTTCTGTACTTTGGCATAAGCACACCTTGCTCTTAATCATATTTTAACACATAATGTTTGTGATGAGTGCAGAGTCCTGCTTGGTCATATGTATGGGATGGTTTGACATGGTTTTCTGCCACTAGAATGAAGCCAGCAGGATGTGGGTCTCCACACATGTTGGCAGTTGCTGGGTATCaggcttatttgtgtgtgtgtgtgtgtgtgtgtgtgtgtgtgtgtgtgtgtgtgtatgtgtaggtatgtgtgtatacccCTTTGGAAAATATTCTGCCTGCCAAGTTTATCAGGAAATATTCTTCTTGCAAGGTTATGAGGGAATGTGCCTTCTgctaaggttaatgactccatgatgaTCAGAGATAGTATAAGTTCAGGAGGTGAGGGGATGTCTATGTCCTTAACAAAAATGGTAAATGTTGAGAGCTTCAGGACACCcattaaggctgtgggaaagaactctgaaaacataagttaaaaaatatataatttcttaactatgcaaaatataagcaTGAAATACAAATTATGTGAGGGGCTTCATGAACctaaaaagacagacactgctGCGTTGTGAGTGAgctgtcagaaagatacaaaggcaggcagatttctgagtcagGCTGGGACAGATCAAGGTTAGGCCCAGGGATGGTAGGAGTGAGGTCCTACCCCAGCTAGCTTATTGCCTGTGGTTACaaaagcaagcagatttctgaatgCATTtgcaatgtttaaaaatatttgcttgctgtctctttctaagaatcaaggggctggggTCATACAATGCTGATTCCTGGGATAAACAGGAAGAAACCTGGTGtgaatgactgaattgatatgtaaataaaaaactgggTTTTGGCTTGCAAGAGATAGAGCTATCCAGAGAAAGCTGTCTGAAGAGTGAATACAGtgcttttagaatgttttctagaaGCTATATAGAGAGAACTGCTTTGAGAGctaacacagctcttttagatttttttctttctgattttgatcaGAAAACACAAgcattacttttaaaagttttctaacaggatttctaaCTTGATCAAAAAatccttaatttcttttctatctgaaagaaagatgaaagaaaatccgGCCGCcgtgcagaatagaccactccagaccacgcggtttcAAAAGGGGGGGTTTATTtaggagatggggcaaaggtggggagagataagaggttaaagagggTGCGAGTccggggtcctgcctgttttatatgggcggtgacgtagtatctcccaggtaaaggtgaggtagccaggtggattctgggagcgtgcgCCTGTTGCCTCGGCAACAATGTGGGAGTCGCCTAAAAGTGACGGTTCGGAACCTGATACCAACACTagcgactttttttttttttttttttttttttttaaatttgatggaAACACCCATGAGTTatccaaagaatttttaaattctttttctagGAAAAGAGAGCTATCTCAAAACTATCTCTAGCAGAAAACTGTCTCAAGCAGAGATTTATCTGGAGAACTGTCTGAAGCAGAATGTAGGCTGTCAGCTTGGACTCACAATTTGACTTCAAattattctttctctgcttccagacACCCCTTCTTAAGAATCCCTCTCCaaactgaggctggtccttggcagatGTGCATTGCCTATATTTGTGAAATTAATTTTGCACTTGATTCTGAGACATATTAAGGATAGTTTCATGTTCTGAAATAAACTGATTTTAAGAGAACCACAAAATTTGAGAGTACACCATAAAAAAACTGGAAAACAGACACATGAGATCTTGGCACTAATTTATGGTGTCTATAATCTGTGAGATTCAAGTTACTGCTGTGCCTGACAGAAACCACATTCTCTTCAGAGTGTTATTTGAGTGTTTCCAGGAGGAAGAAGCGCTGTTCTTTCttaagcagagaggcaggaagatggctgaGTGCGCAGCAGGTTGTATTTCCATCCTGAGATAGGCAAGGCTGCCTTTCCTCTCTAAGATGAAGAGTGATAATTGGGCTGTGTACCATGGCTGTTCACTTACAATGTTCATATTGCTACTCTGAGTCCTCTGTATTCAGGAGCCACTATTGCTCAGATTAGGAGGGAAGAATGAATGAGTGTTGATCCTCAGTTGAAACTGGGAACACATTCAAGGTCTGGATAAATGAAACTTCAGGAACAGAACCTTCAGCACTTTAGTTCTTTATGTCtcctttagacttttttttttttttttttggtggggtaaACAATGATAGATTTTATAGTTATGCAAAGGATATACCTAAATTATTTGCATCATCTTCTGGGTTTCTTACTTCCTcccactttcctttctctcttactttttttttaactatttatttaatctctctctttctctctctttacctcctttcttcttttagtgtttcttttatgtatgtatgtgtaggggGTACATATTTGCattaatatttgtatgtatgtatgtgtgttgtacatgtgcacatgactgtggaagacagagacactTTAGGTGTTGTCCTAGAtaactttccattttattttccattgaaaataaaattgtgagCTCAAGAGCTCACAATTGGCTATAGTGTCTGGCTAGTAAGCCTTTGGGATTCATTGTCCTTTAGGGTCTTATTCACAGCCCATAAATATGAAGAATATTTGCAGAACCATTTTTGCCTGCTGATATGGTTGGGAGCTAGAATACTTTAGTTGACttgtttaaaaattgtattttacttttaaaaattaaaacacatcaTTTTACCCTTTCCCTTACCTCTCTTCAACCCTTCTTACGTACCTATGCCTTGCCTTCtatcaaattcatgtcctctatt from Arvicanthis niloticus isolate mArvNil1 chromosome 7, mArvNil1.pat.X, whole genome shotgun sequence includes these protein-coding regions:
- the Ccdc85a gene encoding coiled-coil domain-containing protein 85A isoform X2, with product MSKAAGGAAPAAESCPSTPAGASTPAGVEDLSKVTDEELLQWSKEELIRSLRRAEAEKVSAMLDHSNLIREVNRRLQLHLGEIRGLKDINQKLQEDNQELRDLCCFLDDDRQKGKRVSREWQRLGRYTAGVMHKEVALYLQKLKELEVKQEEVVKENMELKELCVLLDEEKGAGCAGSRCSIDSQASLCQLVASAAPYVRDVGDGSSTSSTGSTDSPDHHKHHASGGSPEHLQKPRSEGSPEHTKHRSTSPEHLHKPRASGTTDHSKALKGPSPEHHKPLCKGSPEQQRHPHPGSSPEMLPKHVLSGSPEHFQKHRPGGSPEHARHSGGSPEHLQKHALGGSLEHLPRARGTSPEHLKQHFGGSPDHKHAGGGGGSGGGSREGTLRRPAQEDSSPHHRNVYSGMNESTLSYVRQLEARVRQLEEENRMLPQATQNRSQPPTRNSSNMEKGWGPRARRVLQWWQGCRGIGRCLPSLPGSFRLSSGADGNNSSPNSPASFSGHTTPSQQPEPVVHSLKVVWRKLGDAAGSCPGIRQHLSGNQYKGPM
- the Ccdc85a gene encoding coiled-coil domain-containing protein 85A isoform X3, with product MSKAAGGAAPAAESCPSTPAGASTPAGVEDLSKVTDEELLQWSKEELIRSLRRAEAEKVSAMLDHSNLIREVNRRLQLHLGEIRGLKDINQKLQEDNQELRDLCCFLDDDRQKGKRVSREWQRLGRYTAGVMHKEVALYLQKLKELEVKQEEVVKENMELKELCVLLDEEKGAGCAGSRCSIDSQASLCQLVASAAPYVRDVGDGSSTSSTGSTDSPDHHKHHASGGSPEHLQKPRSEGSPEHTKHRSTSPEHLHKPRASGTTDHSKALKGPSPEHHKPLCKGSPEQQRHPHPGSSPEMLPKHVLSGSPEHFQKHRPGGSPEHARHSGGSPEHLQKHALGGSLEHLPRARGTSPEHLKQHFGGSPDHKHAGGGGGSGGGSREGTLRRPAQEDSSPHHRNVYSGMNESTLSYVRQLEARVRQLEEENRMLPQGSFRLSSGADGNNSSPNSPASFSGHTTPSQQPEPVVHSLKVLDVEETIDRQQGKEYDHDLSETEKAIVREMCNVVWRKLGDAAGSCPGIRQHLSGNQYKGPM
- the Ccdc85a gene encoding coiled-coil domain-containing protein 85A isoform X4 encodes the protein MSKAAGGAAPAAESCPSTPAGASTPAGVEDLSKVTDEELLQWSKEELIRSLRRAEAEKVSAMLDHSNLIREVNRRLQLHLGEIRGLKDINQKLQEDNQELRDLCCFLDDDRQKGKRVSREWQRLGRYTAGVMHKEVALYLQKLKELEVKQEEVVKENMELKELCVLLDEEKGAGCAGSRCSIDSQASLCQLVASAAPYVRDVGDGSSTSSTGSTDSPDHHKHHASGGSPEHLQKPRSEGSPEHTKHRSTSPEHLHKPRASGTTDHSKALKGPSPEHHKPLCKGSPEQQRHPHPGSSPEMLPKHVLSGSPEHFQKHRPGGSPEHARHSGGSPEHLQKHALGGSLEHLPRARGTSPEHLKQHFGGSPDHKHAGGGGGSGGGSREGTLRRPAQEDSSPHHRNVYSGMNESTLSYVRQLEARVRQLEEENRMLPQGSFRLSSGADGNNSSPNSPASFSGHTTPSQQPEPVVHSLKVVWRKLGDAAGSCPGIRQHLSGNQYKGPM
- the Ccdc85a gene encoding coiled-coil domain-containing protein 85A isoform X5, which codes for MSKAAGGAAPAAESCPSTPAGASTPAGVEDLSKVTDEELLQWSKEELIRSLRRAEAEKVSAMLDHSNLIREVNRRLQLHLGEIRGLKDINQKLQEDNQELRDLCCFLDDDRQKGKRVSREWQRLGRYTAGVMHKEVALYLQKLKELEVKQEEVVKENMELKELCVLLDEEKGAGCAGSRCSIDSQASLCQLVASAAPYVRDVGDGSSTSSTGSTDSPDHHKHHASGGSPEHLQKPRSEGSPEHTKHRSTSPEHLHKPRASGTTDHSKALKGPSPEHHKPLCKGSPEQQRHPHPGSSPEMLPKHVLSGSPEHFQKHRPGGSPEHARHSGGSPEHLQKHALGGSLEHLPRARGTSPEHLKQHFGGSPDHKHAGGGGGSGGGSREGTLRRPAQEDSSPHHRNVYSGMNESTLSYVRQLEARVRQLEEENRMLPQVVWRKLGDAAGSCPGIRQHLSGNQYKGPM
- the Ccdc85a gene encoding coiled-coil domain-containing protein 85A isoform X1, with product MSKAAGGAAPAAESCPSTPAGASTPAGVEDLSKVTDEELLQWSKEELIRSLRRAEAEKVSAMLDHSNLIREVNRRLQLHLGEIRGLKDINQKLQEDNQELRDLCCFLDDDRQKGKRVSREWQRLGRYTAGVMHKEVALYLQKLKELEVKQEEVVKENMELKELCVLLDEEKGAGCAGSRCSIDSQASLCQLVASAAPYVRDVGDGSSTSSTGSTDSPDHHKHHASGGSPEHLQKPRSEGSPEHTKHRSTSPEHLHKPRASGTTDHSKALKGPSPEHHKPLCKGSPEQQRHPHPGSSPEMLPKHVLSGSPEHFQKHRPGGSPEHARHSGGSPEHLQKHALGGSLEHLPRARGTSPEHLKQHFGGSPDHKHAGGGGGSGGGSREGTLRRPAQEDSSPHHRNVYSGMNESTLSYVRQLEARVRQLEEENRMLPQATQNRSQPPTRNSSNMEKGWGPRARRVLQWWQGCRGIGRCLPSLPGSFRLSSGADGNNSSPNSPASFSGHTTPSQQPEPVVHSLKVLDVEETIDRQQGKEYDHDLSETEKAIVREMCNVVWRKLGDAAGSCPGIRQHLSGNQYKGPM